ATTCGTTAATGATTACAATCTGACCGGTACCGTGGCGGAAACTCCACAAATGGGCTTCGCCTATTTTGTGAGCGAAGCATTTATGAATGAGCCGGTGACGAGCATCTGCTCGATCACGAACAATGGAAGCCAGACGATGACGATCCAAAGTATCAGCCTGGCAAATAATCAGAACAATCAATTCCAGATTTTGGGCGGAAATGGAAGCGGCACGATTCCACCCGGCCAGCGACGGGATATCACGGTAAAGTACTTGGCCACAACGCATGGTGCTTCCTACGGTGATTTAGTTTTTGATATTGCCTATGATGGGTATGACTACCCGCCCTTTACCAATACCATGATGCTTGGTCAGGCCTATTACAAACCTGTCTTGTCGGTAAACACATGGCCGGATTTCGGGCAGTACCGCTATTACGGTGAGTCCATCCAAAGTAACATTGTGATCCGCAATGCAGGTGGCCTACAGCTATCGGTGTCGTCTGGTACCCGAACCGGGCCCGACGCCGCGCGTTATGAGGTGGTTAGCGGCGGTGGTTCCGCAACTGTTCCGGTGAACGGAACCTATACCGCATGTATCCGTTACAAGGCAGATCAGGAAGGTATGCACACCAATGCCTTCATCCGGCTCAACTATACATACGACGGCAAGTCGCTTTATTCGGATTTCCAACTTATTGCGCAGACCCTTTCCCGGCCCCGCGCCTCGCTTTTGTTGGATGACACCATCCTAAATGCTGAGAGCAGTTCGGTCTCCGGCACCGTCGCCACCTGCACCCTGGCAATTACCCATCCTTACAGCAACTGTAACCAGACGGTTACATTCCCATTCAAGCGGGGTTCTCTGTATGCGATTATGTGCGGATTCGGCGACGCTGAAAGCGGGCTGACTCTGGCCCGTAACCAAAGGCAGCTTGAGGCCTTGAGGGCAAAAGCCTCCGACTCCTCTTCGGCGGTGCTTAGTCAATGCCTGCACGTCATGGGCCAGACATGGCTCGATGAGTCGGCCTTGGTCAACCAGTCAATTGAACGAATCAGCGGGGTCAGCCCCATCTCTCATCATCGTTTCGGGGTAATGGCCCAGGAGGCGGGCTACTACGTGGATGTCAAAGCGCAGGTATCCAGTTACTATTCGAGCGAATCCGGCGGTATGGCCGTGGGCGCTGGCATGAAAGCAGGTTCACTGGTCGCCAGTTCGCTGGAACATGCCATCCTGGAACAACTCCAAGGCGCAGACCGTTCCGGGGTCTCCACCGTGAAGCTTCTGCAAATGGCCAATGCCAATGGGGAAAAGATTTACAGGATGACGGCTTCCAACGCGGTGAGTGTGCTGGCCGCACTGACGAACTATTCCGACGAAGTTAAGAATCAGTTCCTGGGCAGTGCCACTAATGGCCTCGTTCAGGTGCTTCCCCGTAATGGAGCCATCACTGCTGGTCAATGGGTGGGCAACGGCTACGTAACCTTTGGATCCCTGCCGAGCGGGCAATACCAGGTGGGGATGATCATCTCCGGGGATTATCATGGCGGTTATTCCTCCTATTACGGCCAATTGGAATCTCTTATAGCGGTCAATGCTCAGCACAATATTGTGGCCCGTGCCGCCGAGGCCCGTTATCCGGTGAGCGCCGACCCTGTGGATCTTGCCACAGGATCCTTCCTCTACAGCGCGGATGATCTTGCACTTGGTGGTGCCGATCCGGTTGGCTTGAAGTTCAGCCACTACTACAGCAGTCTTGACGCCACTCGACTGCGGGCTATTGGTTATGGATGGACACATAATTATGATGTTTATATTGAGGAACACAGTTCCTGGCAGGGGGGGATGGGGCTTCGCACCCCGGCTGAAGCCGTGCCTCTTATGGTAGCCGCTTTTGTGGCCGGTGATCTTGCCGCCAGTGAGGACAATCCAAAGGGTTGGGCCACGGCCGCCCTTGTTAGCAAGTGGGCCACCGACCAGCTCACTACCAATGCTGTGACAGTCTACCTTGGCAACCGGGCACTGACTTTCATCCGCCTGCCGGATGGTCGCTATACCCCGCCGCCGGGTGTCACCATGTCGCTCTCCAAAACCAACGGCCTTTACACTCTTGCCGAACGTAACGGCCGGGAATATCGGTTTAACGCTACACGGCGACTCGCTTCAATCGTTGACCCGGACAATAACACGATGAACCTGGCCTATAATGCGGCGACAAACCTGTCAACGGTGACAGATGCCTGTGGCCGGAGCCTGACTTTCAACTACTCCGCCGCCTTGCTCACCAATGTGGTGGACTCCACCGGGCGTAGCGTCACCATGCAGGGCGATGCCGCATCCAATCTTTCCGCATTCACCGATTCTGCAGGGGCGGTATGGCGTTTCGTTTATGATACGAACCACTGCCTGACTGCGACTGTTGAACCCGGCGGAGTCACCAATGCGCTCAACACCTATGACAGCCTCTCCCGCGTAAAACAACAGGCCAACGGCCGTGGATTGGTTTCCCAGTTGCTTTATGCCGATTACCGGACGGTTGAGCAGGATCCTGCCGGTAACCGGAAGACCTATTATTTTGACGACAAGCAACGCGAGATAGGTCGGGAACTGGTTCCTGGTGCAGCGGCATGGTCCGCCTACGATGGACAGAACCACACGGTTGCCACAATGGATCCACTGAGTCGTCTCAATTACGCATTCTATGACGGCAACCACAATGTTCGCTGGACAGTCGATCCGCTCAATCAAGTCAGTTCATTCAACTACGATAGCCTCAATCGCCTTGTCGAGGCCGTTACCCCGCTGGGCCTTACCACCCGGACCGAATACGATTCCAAACACCACCCAATCCGAATCACAGGTCCCGCGAGCAATAGTGTGGAGTGCGTGTATTCGGCCAGCGGCCTACTCGAAAAGAAAATCGAGATTCCGGCGGCGGCCGCTGGTGGCGGCACGCCCCGCACCAACTCCTGGGCCTATTCCTCATGGCGGACGCCGACAGAAATGTTCCACCCTGACGGTAGTCGCGAGGCGTTTAATTACAATGCCCGCGGCGACTTGCTGACCCATACGGATACCCGGAGCAATACCACGGTCTTTACCTATGACAACCGGGGACTGCGCCTGAGCCAGACCGATGCCCTGGGCGGCATCGCAAGCAATAACTGGAATGCGCTCGGCCTGCTTGTCTCCAGTACGGATCAGCGCGGCAAAACAACCGCCTTCACCTATACCAAGACCCGCGAACCCGCCAGTGCGACCGCGCCCGACGGGGGTGTGGTTTCAAATGTCTATGATAATGCCGGTCGCGTTATCGCGGTCATCAATCCCAGAAGCGGTGTCACCAGCAATACTTGGGACTCGGCTGGACGCCTTATCGCGAAACGCGATCCCAACGGCGTCACCGTGCGCCTGACATATGACTCGATCGGTAATGTCCTAGCGACCACCGACGGGCTCGGAAACGTCTCGACGAATATTTATGACACTCTGAACCGGCTCGTTGAAGCCCGCTCGCCAAACGGTGCAGTGGCGACAACCGAATATGACGCCGACAGCAGGGTTACGGCCGTGGTGGATACGCTGGGACGGCGGACGGAATTCACCCTGGACGCCTTGGGTCGGAAGGTGGCGGTCAAGCGGCCGGACAACCGCTTTGAGCGGTACACATTCGACGGACATGGCAATCTCCTCGCCTTCACCAATGCCGCAGGCAATGTCCAGTGCTTCATGTATGATTCCATGGGCAGAAAGACCGGGGAAAGCAATGCGGTAGGTACGGTTCGGTCTTATGGATTCGATGCCGCCGGGAATCTGTCGGCGAAAACGGATGGAAACGGACGAGTCACCACGTTCAGCTACAATGCCGCCAATCGGCTGGCGGGCTTACACTATGCCGACAACAGCGTTGTCACGTTTACCAACGACGCCGCTGGAAACTTGACGGGGATGGGCGATCCTTGGGGAACCGGGGCGTCAGCAGCCAGTTACGATAACGTGGGTAGACTTTCGGCCTGGACGGATCACCACAATTCAACGGTGCAATACCGCTATGATAAGGCCGGGGGCATCACGAATATCAGTTATCCCGGCAATCTTTCGGTGATATACGGATGGGACACGGCGGGCAGGTTGGCATCGGTGAAAGACTGGGCCAACCGGACTTGGAACTTCAGTTACGATGGAGCCAACCGGCTTTCCGGCATCCAGTACCCCAATGGTGTGAATTATACACGCGGGCACAATGCCGACGGGCAGTTGACCAATTATGTTCACAGCAAGAGCGGTACGCCGTTCATCAGCAGGACGTTTGAGCGAAATTCGGCGGGGCTTAAGACTCGGGAGGTGATTTCCGCCGGGCTGGAAGTCGAACCTCCGGACACTTGGCAGAAGCACACCAGCGATAAGGGCGACCGGTTGAACAGCCTGACCCGCCGTGATGAGTATGTGGTTCCGGAACGGTGGCGCGGTTATACGCCGAGTTACAATCAGGAAGGCCAGGTTACCAATGTTTGTGAAGGTTATCAGTCGTGGGCATCGGAGAATAACCTTATTTGGGATGCGGCAGGACGACTGGTTGAATACACGGGACTCCGGCAAACCAACCTGTGGACGGATATGCCCCCCATGCCTTCCTGGGGGCTGAATCTGGCTTATGACGGACTCGGAGAACGTACGGTCAGGACTGATGAATTGGTTACGCACCGGATGGTTGTCGACCGAGTGGGGCGGCTGCGGGTTCCCTTGATGGAGACCGACGATAGCAATTGCGCAATTCGCTATTACATCTGGGCTCCGGGAATTGGTCTGCTGGCCCAAATTGAAGCCAATAGCACCATTCATTACATCCATGCCGATGAAAACGGCTCCACGCTGGCGATGACGGATTCTAATGGCAACGTTACCGACCAATTCGCCTATTCCCCGTGGGGTGAATTGCTTGGGCGAACCGGCACAAACACAACCGCATTTACATTTGTCGGTGGCGGGGGCGTGACGTGGGAGGGCGGAAATCTCTACCGGATGGGTGCCCGGTATTATGACGCCCGGCTCAAGCGGTGGCTCTCTGCTGATCCTGCCGGCATGGCGGGCGGAGCGAATCTGTACCT
The nucleotide sequence above comes from bacterium. Encoded proteins:
- a CDS encoding RHS repeat-associated core domain-containing protein, with product MKSSLLNRFGSIFCSFSLVCLSTLAEAPPPVEGEGGNPGWLMASPPPEPAGERVSSLAEAESGLSVASISTNGADAVTADIIELARGLDNDPVRLYEFVHNHIRFEPYYGSLKGATRTLRDRAGNDCDQASLLVALLRQSNVDSKYAYGTLTLPTIAYDGTPNAWNWLGASDPLDALRKGGIPATAGSGGSTLTLDFICVDAYVSNAWVRLAPSLKAYDVSAAQELAAMMGYDRSQVLAAAGGTATSDYAQNLTEQALRLKLDGLSSNLLVSLQDNMPNASVEEVMGGRKIREDSYSALPTNLPSSCVFAFGQNYVTVPTNLEHRVKIQYGGITNTLALHNIAHRKLTMKYDQLIVGSASAMGAQEVGVAEAGGASLPPPDSQEPVTAMAESTPGSLSPTTPDILTTNQVLSAPEGTFSPTNSIQATTNESFGIVPQGYYAEGPIDLAYYNASGLTWTLVCSMVSNPQNAFSITAGSGTTYLASGNMFQFRAKFDASGQSRGVKTATIRVTVYPYGFVNDYNLTGTVAETPQMGFAYFVSEAFMNEPVTSICSITNNGSQTMTIQSISLANNQNNQFQILGGNGSGTIPPGQRRDITVKYLATTHGASYGDLVFDIAYDGYDYPPFTNTMMLGQAYYKPVLSVNTWPDFGQYRYYGESIQSNIVIRNAGGLQLSVSSGTRTGPDAARYEVVSGGGSATVPVNGTYTACIRYKADQEGMHTNAFIRLNYTYDGKSLYSDFQLIAQTLSRPRASLLLDDTILNAESSSVSGTVATCTLAITHPYSNCNQTVTFPFKRGSLYAIMCGFGDAESGLTLARNQRQLEALRAKASDSSSAVLSQCLHVMGQTWLDESALVNQSIERISGVSPISHHRFGVMAQEAGYYVDVKAQVSSYYSSESGGMAVGAGMKAGSLVASSLEHAILEQLQGADRSGVSTVKLLQMANANGEKIYRMTASNAVSVLAALTNYSDEVKNQFLGSATNGLVQVLPRNGAITAGQWVGNGYVTFGSLPSGQYQVGMIISGDYHGGYSSYYGQLESLIAVNAQHNIVARAAEARYPVSADPVDLATGSFLYSADDLALGGADPVGLKFSHYYSSLDATRLRAIGYGWTHNYDVYIEEHSSWQGGMGLRTPAEAVPLMVAAFVAGDLAASEDNPKGWATAALVSKWATDQLTTNAVTVYLGNRALTFIRLPDGRYTPPPGVTMSLSKTNGLYTLAERNGREYRFNATRRLASIVDPDNNTMNLAYNAATNLSTVTDACGRSLTFNYSAALLTNVVDSTGRSVTMQGDAASNLSAFTDSAGAVWRFVYDTNHCLTATVEPGGVTNALNTYDSLSRVKQQANGRGLVSQLLYADYRTVEQDPAGNRKTYYFDDKQREIGRELVPGAAAWSAYDGQNHTVATMDPLSRLNYAFYDGNHNVRWTVDPLNQVSSFNYDSLNRLVEAVTPLGLTTRTEYDSKHHPIRITGPASNSVECVYSASGLLEKKIEIPAAAAGGGTPRTNSWAYSSWRTPTEMFHPDGSREAFNYNARGDLLTHTDTRSNTTVFTYDNRGLRLSQTDALGGIASNNWNALGLLVSSTDQRGKTTAFTYTKTREPASATAPDGGVVSNVYDNAGRVIAVINPRSGVTSNTWDSAGRLIAKRDPNGVTVRLTYDSIGNVLATTDGLGNVSTNIYDTLNRLVEARSPNGAVATTEYDADSRVTAVVDTLGRRTEFTLDALGRKVAVKRPDNRFERYTFDGHGNLLAFTNAAGNVQCFMYDSMGRKTGESNAVGTVRSYGFDAAGNLSAKTDGNGRVTTFSYNAANRLAGLHYADNSVVTFTNDAAGNLTGMGDPWGTGASAASYDNVGRLSAWTDHHNSTVQYRYDKAGGITNISYPGNLSVIYGWDTAGRLASVKDWANRTWNFSYDGANRLSGIQYPNGVNYTRGHNADGQLTNYVHSKSGTPFISRTFERNSAGLKTREVISAGLEVEPPDTWQKHTSDKGDRLNSLTRRDEYVVPERWRGYTPSYNQEGQVTNVCEGYQSWASENNLIWDAAGRLVEYTGLRQTNLWTDMPPMPSWGLNLAYDGLGERTVRTDELVTHRMVVDRVGRLRVPLMETDDSNCAIRYYIWAPGIGLLAQIEANSTIHYIHADENGSTLAMTDSNGNVTDQFAYSPWGELLGRTGTNTTAFTFVGGGGVTWEGGNLYRMGARYYDARLKRWLSADPAGMAGGANLYLYANGNPLYWVDMLGLCGQTYLQNSGPEWMYSDAPVEGPGLVGGAVPLIGPMREAAANRMNGQYGWMAVNTAFAMADLGTLGRATVVRDLLGVGIRETGEMLARDTMEDSVVNVAKRVGSLPTGEMPYQLTLFPDEAYNRVAQYGRTPTSAQRASVPLGMEFDHNPTLVQHYYEGLDGGLPGFNLTQTERLQYSQNLSSGAAATPAAQRAQGAAAAAYSKAQKQLWGLQ